GCGGGCCAGAAGATCGATGGAGCAAGTGCGAAGGAGCGGAGAGCTGTCGAGCAGGAGCATGGTGCTGGCCATGAGATGGGGCCTCCGACGCATATGCAGGTGCGAACGCTGGTACGCGGCCAGATCGCCGGCTTGGATGGCGTCAGCGAGCGAAAGCGCCTGGCGAAATGCGAGCGAGAGACCTTCGCCGGTGACGGCGTCGACCGAGCCAGAGGCGTCGCCGAGCAGAGCGACATTGCCTTTGGTGACGCGATGCAGCTTGCGGCTGTAGGTAATAGCTCCGCGTGGGGCATCGCTGGGCTGGGCTCCTTCTAGGCGGGCCGCTAGCTGCGGGAAGTGGGCGAGGGCTTCGGGCACTCCGGCGGCAAACTTGGTGTGGGCTACGAAGGCGACGCAGATCTCGGTTGCGGAGACGGGCGTGACGTATGCCTGACCTCGGTCGCTCCAGTAGACCTCGACGAACTCTGTCCAGGGGGCAATGGCGAAGTGCTGGCGGAGACCGACTCTTTGCGCGGTGATTCTGGCGCGATCGAGGCCGGCGGCGGAGCGGATGCGGGACTGGTGGCCGTCCGCGCCGACGACGTAGCTTGCGTGGAAGCTGCCGCGGTTGGTCTCGACGGTAGTGTGATCGCTTCCTTGCCCTGTGAGGCCACGAACGACCGTCTCCCAGGAGAAGACGACGCCGAGTTCGATGGCGCGGTCGAGCAGAAGCTGATGCAGCGTCTTGCGCTTGACGCCGCGACCTTCTCCAGCGTGGCCCGGGAAACGTGCCTGGACGGTGGTGCCGTCCGCGGTATCGATGAAGCGGATGCCAAGGATACGAGCGGACTCTGCCTCAACCAACGCGGGGAGGTCGATGCCCAGGTTGCGGAGTGCGGCGAGGGTGTCGGGCATAAGTCCCTCGCCACAGGCCTTGTCGATGGGCGGCTTCATGCCGTCGGCCACAAGGACTCTGTGCCCTTTGCGGGCGAGAGCGATGGCACAGGCCAGACCTGCCGGACCGCCGCCCGCGATGAAGACGTCTGCTTCAGGGGCGATGGCAATTGGATGGGCGTAGGGCACTGTTGCTTGAGACTCCCGCTGCTTCAAAACGTATCACGCGGAGTTTGGGGCTTTGGTGCGTCAGACCGTCGATTTGTAGGGGTAAAGAGCGCGGTTCACACAAATGTCCCACCCATCGCCAAAGACAGCAGCACGATGGATGGGGCAGCCTGCGTGGAGTGGTTGCCGAGCGTAAGAGCCAATGCGGGGGGCTCTCCACTGCGCTTCGCTCCGGTCAAGATGACGGGTGTAAGGGGATAGAGTGGCTACCACTGGAGAAGAACGAGTTCCGAACAGAAACCGGGACCCATGGCGGCGAGAATGCTGTAGGTTCCGGGAGCGCCGCGGTGCTTCGCGAGATTTTCTTCGAGCACGCAGAGGACGGAAGCTGCGGAAAGATTGCCGACCTCACGAAGGCTCTTCCAGGAGAGTGCCAGAGCGTCCTCGGGGAGATTGAGCGTGGACTGCATCGCTTCGAGGACCTTGGGACCGCCGCTGTGGAAGATCCAGCTTCCGATGCCGTCGATGGTGACGTTGTTGGCTTCGAGGAAACGGGTGGCGTCGTCGAGGAGGTTCTTCTCGACGACCTTGGGGACTTCGGGCGAGAGGACGATGCGGAAGCCCATGTCGCCGATGTCCCAGCCCATGACGGTCTCGGTGTCGCGGTAGAAAGTGCTCTGCGTGGCGATGACGCGGGGTCCGGGCTGCGGCAGGTTAGGGATAACGGCGTTATCGCCGGCGATGACGACTGCGGCGGCTCCGTCGCCGAAGAGGCCGCAGGAGATTAGGTTCGCGATGGACTGGTCGTCATCCTGCCAGGTGAGGGAGCAGAGTTCGACGGAAAGGAGGAGTGCGATCTGGTCGGGGAAGGCTTTCACGTAGTCGGATGCCCGGGCAATTCCCGCTGCTCCGGCGACGCAGCCGAGGCCGAAGATGGGGGTGCGCTTCACGTGCGTCGGGAAAGGCAGCAGGTTGATCAGGCGGGCGTCGATGGTGGGACTGGCGATGCCGGTGACCGAAGCAAAGAAGATCGCCGAGATGTCCGCGGCGGTGAGGCCGAGGGGATCGAGCGCGTTGGCGATCGCGGCCTGGGCGAGGGTGACGGCGGCGTCGATCCACGCGGTGTTGGTCTGGCCGAAGCCCTTGAGAGTCGGGTAGACGTCGAGCGGATAGACGAGGTAACGGGTATCGACGCCGCAGTTGGCGAAGAAGCGCTTGATGAGGCGCGGCTCTTCCATCTTGCCTTCCCAACGGACGGTGAGAGCTTCAGCGATCTCGGACTGGGAGTACTTGTGCGGCGGGAAGGCTGTTCCTACGGAAGCGATCTGCATTCAGGTCCTTTGAACTGTTAATTTAGACGGAAGAGGTTACAGGCGTGGCAATTAGTGGATGCGGGCGAGTTGGCGTTCGTAGAGAGTGTTGCCGGGGTATTGCTTCATGAGCGCTATAAGGATAGAACGTGCCTGCTGGGGATTACCGTCACGGATCGCGGCTACGGCGAGCATCATGCGGGCGAAGGGTGCGAGATAGTGGCCCTGGTTCGCTGTCAGGGTGAGGAGCTTAATTCCCTGCTCCTTGTCGGTTGAGGCACCAGTGATGCCGAGAATCCAGCGCACGGCAGCGGGTTTCAGGCTGAGCATGTAATTCTCTACTCCACTGGCAAGATAGGCGTCGTACATGTGGGGATCGATGGCGAGGGCCTGCTTTGAATAGGCGCTGGCCTGCTTGGTGAGTGAAAGCGCGGCGAGATCTTTCTTGTCGATCATCAGGGCGTAGTCCGAACGCATGCCGTAGACGAGGGTCTTGGCGTAGAAGGCGCGGGCATCTTTCGGGTTGCGCTGGAGCGCGGCGTCGGCGAGCTTCTCGGCTTGATTGGTGCGGTCGTCGAAGGCCTTGCGGACGGCGGGGTCCGGGGTGAGGCGG
This Granulicella aggregans DNA region includes the following protein-coding sequences:
- a CDS encoding TTC39/IML2 family protein; this translates as MKLHQKMGRVSSTISFTLLAVLAAAPVGQLHAQSTPLIATTPIQDHSAGLDQGYFDMYNVNFPAAHKVFQHWLAQHPEDGLAAASDAAAYLFGEFDRLHIIDVQLFADQSRFDNRSRLTPDPAVRKAFDDRTNQAEKLADAALQRNPKDARAFYAKTLVYGMRSDYALMIDKKDLAALSLTKQASAYSKQALAIDPHMYDAYLASGVENYMLSLKPAAVRWILGITGASTDKEQGIKLLTLTANQGHYLAPFARMMLAVAAIRDGNPQQARSILIALMKQYPGNTLYERQLARIH
- a CDS encoding type III polyketide synthase translates to MQIASVGTAFPPHKYSQSEIAEALTVRWEGKMEEPRLIKRFFANCGVDTRYLVYPLDVYPTLKGFGQTNTAWIDAAVTLAQAAIANALDPLGLTAADISAIFFASVTGIASPTIDARLINLLPFPTHVKRTPIFGLGCVAGAAGIARASDYVKAFPDQIALLLSVELCSLTWQDDDQSIANLISCGLFGDGAAAVVIAGDNAVIPNLPQPGPRVIATQSTFYRDTETVMGWDIGDMGFRIVLSPEVPKVVEKNLLDDATRFLEANNVTIDGIGSWIFHSGGPKVLEAMQSTLNLPEDALALSWKSLREVGNLSAASVLCVLEENLAKHRGAPGTYSILAAMGPGFCSELVLLQW
- a CDS encoding NAD(P)/FAD-dependent oxidoreductase; amino-acid sequence: MPYAHPIAIAPEADVFIAGGGPAGLACAIALARKGHRVLVADGMKPPIDKACGEGLMPDTLAALRNLGIDLPALVEAESARILGIRFIDTADGTTVQARFPGHAGEGRGVKRKTLHQLLLDRAIELGVVFSWETVVRGLTGQGSDHTTVETNRGSFHASYVVGADGHQSRIRSAAGLDRARITAQRVGLRQHFAIAPWTEFVEVYWSDRGQAYVTPVSATEICVAFVAHTKFAAGVPEALAHFPQLAARLEGAQPSDAPRGAITYSRKLHRVTKGNVALLGDASGSVDAVTGEGLSLAFRQALSLADAIQAGDLAAYQRSHLHMRRRPHLMASTMLLLDSSPLLRTCSIDLLARIPWLFAKLLEIHIGNAGFSPRDRRPVLKPAHPSSVSTPVPRNAVP